TTGTACCGGTTATAAACATCCCGGGGTATGGGGATAAGGCTGCCGAAAAGGTCTGCTTGGATTTGAAAATCAAAAGTCAAAAGGATAAGGAGGATCTTGCAAAGGCTAAGAAGTTAACGTACCTGAAAGGATTCACCGAAGGAACCATGCTTATTGGAGAGTTTGCTGGTAGAAAAGTTCAAGAAATCAAGCCTATTATCCAGACGAAGCTCATAGAGTCTGGCGAGGCAATTGTATACAGGGAACCCGAGAATCCCGTGATGTCAAGATCGGGTGATGAATGTGTTGTTGCTCTTACAGATCAGTGGTTCATAACGTACGGCGAATCAGAGTGGCGTCAGATGGCTGAGGAGTGCTtatcaaacatgaatttttacTCTGAAGAAACAAGACATGGCTTTGAGCACACTTTGAGCTGGCTCAATCAGTGGGCTTGCTCACGGTCTTTTGGTCTTGGGACGCGTATTCCTTGGGATGAACAGTTCCTTGTCGAATCCTTGTCTGATTCTACTCTTTATATGTCCTATTATACAGTTGCCCATATCTTCCACGAGGGAGACATGTATAAAGGCAGCAAGTCTTTGATCAGCCCTCAGCAGATGAACGATGATGTTTGGGAGTATCTCTTCTGCGATGGTCAGTACCCGAAATCGTCTGACATTCCGGCTGATGTTTTAAGCAAGATGAAGCAAGAGTTTGACTACTGGTACCCGCTAGATCTTCGAGTTTCAGGAAAGGATCTAATTCAGAATCACTTGACGTTTTTCATCTACAACCACGCTGCACTAATGGAGAAACATAACTGACCTCGTGGTATCAGATGCAATGGTCACATTATGCTGAATTCTGAAAAAATGTCAAAGTCAACTGGCAATTTCAGGACACTGCGACAGGCTATTGAGGAATTCTCTGCCACTGCTACAAGGTTTTCTTTGGCTGATGCTGGTGATGGCGTCGACGATGCAAATTTTGTGTTTGAAACTGCAAATGCTGCAATCTTGCGCCTGACAAAAGAGCTCACATGGATGGAAGAGGTTCTGGCTGCTGAATCCTCTTTGAGAACGGGCCCTCCATCTACATATGCCGATAAAGTGTTTGAAAACGACATGAACGTTGCTATCAGGTTGACTGAAAAAGCCTACAAAGATTGTTTGTTTAGGGAGGCACTTAAGAATGGGTTTAACGACTTGCAAGCTGCTCGAGATGAGTATAGGCTCTCCTGCGGCACTGGCGGCATGAACCATGACTTGGTACTGACCTTTATGGATGTGCAAACACGCCTCATCGAGCCAATTTGTCCTCATTTTGCCGAATATGTTTGGAGGAAGCTTTTGAAGAAGGAAGGCTGTGTGGTAACAGCAGGCTGGCCAGCATCAAATGAGCCAGATTTGGTTCTCAAGGGTGGTAACAAATATCTGCAGGATTCTATCGTTTTAATGAGAAAGCTTCTACCAAAACAGCTCTTAGGTTCCAAGAAGGCTGCTAAGAAAGGTGCTCAAGTAACAGCAGTGGCAGACTCGAATCTGATAGGCCTCGTATATGTGAATGAGCAGTTTGATGGGTGGAAAGCTCACTGCCTCCAGATTCTGCAAAGCAATTTCGACGAACAAACCAGTTGTTTTCTTGCCCCTGATGCAGAGATGCTTGCTGAACTAAAGGAGATATTGCAGAATGATGGACAAGCAGCAAACTTCAAGCAGTTTCAGAAGCTTTGCATGCCTTTTCTCAAATTCAAGAAGGATGAAGCAATAGCACTTGGCGGTCAGGCTCTGGATTTAAAGCTACCTTTTGGAGAGATGGAAGTTCTTCAGAGTAACATGGACCTGATCAAACGGCAACTTGGTCTTGAAGAGGTTGAAATCTTATCTGCAAGTGACCCTGATGATGTTGCTAAATCTGGTCCAATTGCTTCACTCCTGACACAGAATCCGCCATCTCCGGGCAGTCCAACCGCCATCTTTGTTAACCGGTAAAAGCTAGTTAAATATGACAAATCTTCATTTTATGTGTTTGCTAATTGAACCGCCATGtatgctctttttttttctggtcaatTAAAGTACCTTCCTGCATCACAGATAATTCAAAAGAAAAGCGTGGGAAATCTTTCAACTACAAGTCAGAGGTTGAAGAAGGTTTTTTGGGAGTTTGCAgagttttttgtttatatttactAGTCAGATTTTATACTCTGTTCTTTCTTATCAATAACATAATCAGTTTTATctaaatttcttatattattcGAGCTTTGTCTAGTTTCTTgctatagattttttttttctgtctagGCTCAGTAGAAAACAATAAGGAACATTAAAGAGTTCATATTTGGTAACATTGTGTCAACTATGGACAAAAGGGTCTATTTGATTCGGAGTCTGATCCATCTCTATAGCAAGGGATAACAAAATGCCTTAGTCTTCCTTCTTGTTTCTTCATGTACCCTTCACACAAGAAGCCTTTAGAGAACTTGTCTTCTACTTCCCTATTCACATCATGCACAAAGTCACTATAGAAAGGAAAACAAGTCCATTACTGAGGTCTACCAGGAGGTATGTTTGTAGACCTTTTCatgttatattgtttttttgttgccTTTCTAGTCTGATTTTGATATGCTTATCTTGCAGGTGGCTATCCTTTTCCGGGACCATCATGATTTGCTTGTGGAGTTCACTCACTTTCTCGAGTTCACTCACTTTCTCCCTGATACTTCAGGAGCTACCTCTACTAATGATATTGTAAAAATGTCTGTACGTGACCGAGGAGGCATTAAGTCTCTTCCCACCATGCGAGAGTCGAGACTCTGATAAGGTTCCTCTCTCTGtgatttttatttctcttgAAGTAATTTGTGTTATGCTATTGGATATTCGGTACTCAGAGCTGTCACTTGTTTGTGCATTGTTGCAGAAAGACCGGACCATTGCTTTACATTCTGACCGTGACCTCAAAACTGAACACATGGACCAAGACCAGGAGAGATATTTGTTGAAAGAAACTAAAGAAGAGGTTAGACGCATTGACAGAAAGAATGATTACATGGATGACCAGAAAGGGCAGTTCCTCCACAGTAAAAAGCTGACACTAAGGGATGGCGATTCTAACGAAACCTCGAATCAGGGTAGAGAAGGAGACAAGTTTTGTGGAGCCATTGCCACTTCATCTACGAAAGATGATAAAGGTTAGCTAGAAAAAAGTAGATGATAATCGATTTCATGCAGCCTTGTCTGCTAATTCCTTGTGTTCTGAAATTGACTTTTGTCTTGTTATGACAGGACATGTCCAAGAACTTGCTTTTGTTGATCGAGTGAAGGCAAAGCTTAATACCTCTGACTACCAAGAGTTCTTACGATGTCTTAATCTCTTTCCAAAGGAAATAATCAGCCAACCGGAACCGCAGTCTTTGGTATGTTTGATATGACTGACCTTAAAGCTCCTCTCTGCAAAGTGAAATTTGAGAAGATTATGACAAATCTTATGGAATATTATTGTATAAGGTGGGCAATTTatgctctcttttttttctggtcAATTAAAGTACCTTCCTGCATCACAGATAATTCAAAAGAAAAGCGTGGGAAATCTTTCAACTACAAGTCGGAGGTTGAACCGTTGAAGAAGGTTTTTGGGAGTTTGcagagtttttttgtttatatttactTGTCAGATTTTATATTCTGTTCTTTCTTATCAATAACATAATCAGCTTTCTctaaatttcttatattattcGAGCTTTGTCTACTTTCTTGCtatagactttttttttgtctaggCTCAGTAGAAAACAATAAGGAACATTAAAGAGTTCAGATTTGGTAACATTGTGTCAACTATGGACAAAAGGGTCTATTTGATTCGGAGTCTGAACCATCTCTATAGGTAGGGATAACGAAATGCCTTAGTCTTCCTTCTTGTTTCTTCATGTACCCTTCACACAAGAAGGCTTTAGAGAACTTGTCTTCTACTTCCCTATTCACATCGTGCACAAACACGTCGGTCTCTCCTGCCCGCTTCCGGTTCCTTGCCATCATCCCCGCCGTGTAAATTGCTGTCATCCTCCCAGGAGCCTCGTCGTAGTAGCCAGTGGGTGCATCGACCATGATTAGATCCCAACTAGTCTCATAGATCTCTGCAGGCAGACCCTTGAGTGCTAGCTGACACATTGAGTACCTTGGATCTCCAACGGCTGTGCATTCAGGTCCTTTCCCAACTTCTATGAGATTCTCTGCTTGGTTGACTTTACTATCATATGTTACATGGTATGACTCCAGCATTGGAAACCGTCTCTTGATCTGTTTTATCCAGGCCTCATCTTCTTCAAGGAATACTGTTCGGCCACCATAGTTGAGAGAGCTCCACATGAGGCTGTCGTGGCCTAGACCAAACACCAAGAAGTTGCAGGGTGACTTCTTCTCGAGTGCTCTACTGCTGACAATTATTTCCTTGAGCGTTTGTTGCGGTGTGATCACTGAAGTAGAGTAATGGATCAACGCTTGCGCCAGGGAACGTGGTAGCTTATTGCAGGCACCAGCGCAACCCTTTGATCTCGTCTCTTCTCGAGTCTGGTGTTCCTGTGAAGTCGTAAGAGTTGATCTAACGATGAAGATGAGAACCAAGGCCGCGAAAAGACAAACGAGGAGAAGCTTGAGCTCGTGGGTTTGACTTGTTCTAGTCCTCATTGTGTTGTGTTCTTGAGAAGTTCCAACCTGAATCCTAAATGATTATAGATATATGCTAATGAGATGAAAGAGGAAGTTAGGTTTATGCTTAGACATTAAGGGAAGGGGAAACTATAAGTGTACTTGAGAAAGACAGAGCAGCTAACTTAAGGTTCTGCAAATAAGCAAACAAAGAAGAAGCCTTTCTATTCAAGTTTACTGGTGGTTGGCCGCCACTTAACATTTCAATTACACAGACTCGCGTAATACAAGtagttaaaaaatttataaataacgaagaatcaaataaattacacaattttAGCTTTCATCTTTACACAAGACTTCACCATTAGATCAATTGACTCTACGTTGTAAAACCTCAAACTTTCTTTCTCCTTCTGATAACCCCCAAAAGATTCTTGTCTGATGCCATTTGCAGCAAGAGACGCTTGAGTCTGTCCCTATTAAGTCTTCTTATCCACTCAAAGAGCTAACTGAATCTCTCTTTCATATGCTTTCAACATTACATCTAAGTTTCCTCCTGCAGAAACTATAATGCCCCTGAGATGTTCGTtcattctctctgtttttttcaaCTGTCACCCTAAACATGGCAAATAAAATAATGTGGTTAGCCCACAAAGAGTTTTACTACATAGCAAAGCACTATTATGGTCAACATGTTCTTCTTACCTCTGGATTGTTTGTCTTCTGTAGAATCTTTGGGTTTAACCAGCAAACCTTGTGACCCATCACCATCTTTTTTGTTATTGTACCTATCTTCAAACCACCGTGGATTTGCTATAGCAAAATGTGATGCATCTCTAGCAGCAACCGAGTTTGTGAATTTTGTCAACTGGGCTGATCCACGTTGCACAAAAGACCGTTGCATCCTCAGTTCTTTTCTAGGAAGAGGAGACCGACTCGAACCCCTTACCATAACACTCTTCAGCGCTGCATCTTCATTAGGATTGAACTTTTCACTCATGCCTGTCTGGTTATTCTCCTCTTGGCGTTTCTTTTAATAGCaagaaaataaaccaaaagtcaAGATTACATgaatataaacatttaatataGAATGATCATACGTACTTGTATTGATGCTAATAACTCGGCATTGGCATCTGGAGCCGGCACAGCTTTGGATTCTATAGATACTTGTTTTGATTCAATCTGTTTACTGTTTGTGCCTTTCTTTCTGGTgaataaagaagaaaatgggATGGCATCAGTGTTCATTTAAGGCATAGAAGAGCCATGTTTAAGTAGAGATTCTGAATCTTACCGTCTTGCTTCCTCTTTTTGAAGCTTCACATCAATTTCCTTTCTTGGTTGATACTTTGGTAAACTTGATGGGTCACATGCAAAAGGTTTTGTCGTAAAGAACTGATGTCAAAGAAAAAACGTATGAGACAAGAAAGATATATTGACTACTACTAGCCATCAGACATGAAGTGTTTCATAGCTTTTACCTCGCTTTGAAGGGCATTAGCTGTGGTTCCACGGGCATCTGGCTCAACAGCTAGAAGTACTTCCACTAAAGCCAAAGCTGAAGATGGAAGACTCTTAAAAGTCTCAGCTACACACCTCTTATAAGGCTGCTGAGGTTTAAAGACGGTGGCATGTGGGAGTTTCGATCCTTTCCAATACTCTTCAGAAGGTGATCCACAGAGTTTGAAGATCTTGTGAAGCTGTTCAACCTCTGTTCTTCCAGGC
This genomic window from Raphanus sativus cultivar WK10039 unplaced genomic scaffold, ASM80110v3 Scaffold0656, whole genome shotgun sequence contains:
- the LOC130502685 gene encoding glucuronoxylan 4-O-methyltransferase 1-like, which gives rise to MRTRTSQTHELKLLLVCLFAALVLIFIVRSTLTTSQEHQTREETRSKGCAGACNKLPRSLAQALIHYSTSVITPQQTLKEIIVSSRALEKKSPCNFLVFGLGHDSLMWSSLNYGGRTVFLEEDEAWIKQIKRRFPMLESYHVTYDSKVNQAENLIEVGKGPECTAVGDPRYSMCQLALKGLPAEIYETSWDLIMVDAPTGYYDEAPGRMTAIYTAGMMARNRKRAGETDVFVHDVNREVEDKFSKAFLCEGYMKKQEGRLRHFVIPTYRDGSDSESNRPFCP